The nucleotide sequence CCTGGTGAACACGCACCGCCTCGGCAGCCTTCTGCGTGAGGGGGTGACGATGGTGCTGGACCGCGCCAACGTCTTCGACCCCACACTGGAAGTGGCCTGCCGGGCGCTGCAGTGGTGGTCGGGCGAGAGCGTCAACATCAACACCTACCTCACCACGAACGGCGCCGACGGCTTCGGCCTCCACTGGGACGCGCACGACGTCCTCGCCATCCAACTGTCGGGCCAGAAGGACTGGGAGGTGCGGGGTCCGTCGCGCGCGGCGCCGCTCCACCGCGATGCGGCGGACAACGACGAAGCCGGCGAGGAGGTCCTGTGGACCGGCACCATGAATCCGGGCGACGTCATGCACATCCCCCGCGGCTACTGGCACAAGGCCGGTCGCAGCGGCCGCAGTTCGGGGCACAGCCTGCACATGACGGTCGGGTTCGGCGTGCGCAGCGGGGCGTCCTGGCTGGCCTGGCTCGCCGACTGGTCCCGCGAGGACGAACTCTTCCGCCGCGACCTGGACCTCGCACCGGGATCGGAGCAGCACCGGGAGCTCGTCGAGAAGGCCGTTCGGCTTGTGGGTTCCCGTGCTCCCGCCGACTTCCTGGCGGCGCGCCAGCAGGAGGCGGCCCCGGCCCGGCACGTCCCCTTCCTGGAGACCTTCGGGCGACTCGAATCCGTCGTCTGCGTCAGCGAGTTCCGTCCCCGGCTGCGTGATCTGGGCGGTACGGCCGAGGTGTTCTCGTCCGGCAAGAAGCTCACGTTCAAGGCCGCCGCCCTGCCGGCCCTGCGCCTCCTGCTCAGCGGCCGACCGGTGCGTCTGGACCAGGCGGCGGCCGTGGTGGGAGACCACGTCCACGCACTGGCCGAGACACTGGTGGCGCACGAGTGGTGCGCACCCCTCATACCCGAGCTGTCCTCGGGCTACGCCGGCCTCGTACCGGACGCGACCGCCTGACCGCCGGAGTCCGGGACCGCGGGGGCCGGTGCGGGTACGGCTGTGCGCCGCGCACCGGCCCCTGCGTCTGTCCTTGCTGCCCTTAGCGCGCCTGCGCCTGCGCCTGCGCCGCAGGATGATGCCAACCGGGCAATTTTGGTTCCACCATGGGCGGCAGGCCGTTGTCGCCGTGGTCCGCCTACGGTGTCCGTCTCTGTGCCGCTGTTTCAGTCCTGGCAGGTCAGCTGGGTCAGACCCCAGTCCGCGTGGTCGGAGTTCTTGCCGTCGCCGCCGTCTCCGGCGGAGAGGGTGAGCGTGTGCACCTCGGTGACGTCGACGGTCAGGTCGACCGCGCTGTCGCCGCCCTTCAGTACTCCGGTGGCGGCGAGTTGCCGGCCGTTGTCACCAAGGACGGTGAACGTGACACTCCCCTGCCCTGCCGTCTCGTCGTCGACGCCGACATGGGCCTCAAGACGGGTGCAGCGGCCCTGGAGGTCGATCTGCACCTGTCCCGGCGCGTTCATGCCGAGGCCCTTGGCGTACACGGTCCCGCCTATCGTCAGCGGCTTCCCGTCCTGCCCGCCGGCCTCGCCGTTGGACTGGTCCCGCTCCACCGGCCCGTAGCCGTTGGTCTCGGTGAGGAACGGCTGATCACTGGCGTAGACCGTGCCGTGCAACGGGACGGAGACCCGTACGACGTCTTCGACGTGAACCGGCGGGGCCTTTCCCCCGGCCGGGTTGGCGTAGGTGACCACGACAGGCACGTCGACCTCGCCGCCGGGCTGGTCCTTGCCGACCGTCACGGTCCAGTGGCCGCTGAGCGCCTTGCCCGCGCGCAGCGAGGCGGCGGTGACGTCGCGGCGGTGGCCTTCCAGCCGACCGGGAGCCGGTCGCGGTCCAGCGTCATACGCACCTGCCGCAGTGCGGAGCCCTTCGGGAGGACGAACGTCGCGTCGACGCCGGCGGAAGCTCCTGGGCTGACAGTCGTGGTCGCAGGGTCGAGGGTCAGGGAGGTGTCGGGCGCGGTGACGACGGGCTGATCGCAGCTGGTGCGGCCCTTGGCGGCGGGGCAGGCAAGCGCTACGAAACCGCCGTCTGCGGCCGCGGGGACCGAGACGACACTCTTGTCGGTCACCGTACTGACGGTACGCCGCAGTTGGCCGTCACTGTCGCCGATGGTCTCCAGGAGCCACGTGCCCTTGCCGAGGAAGGTGAGTGGCGCCTTCATCGTGTCGCTCGCGCCTGCCAGGATGCCGCCGACGAACCAGCGGTCCCCGTTGCGGCGGGCGATGACTGCCTGCCGGTCACCGACGGGCTGTTGGCCGGGTCCTCCCGAGACGAGATGCGTCTCGTCCCAGGTGGTGGGGAGTTGTTCGAGGTAGCGCTCGGCCACCGGCTGCGCGGCGAACCCCTCTGGATTGTCGCCCAGGCTGGTCCAGCCGGACTCGTAGACCACGGGCAGCGCCAGTTCGTGCGCCAGGGAGTCCTTGCGGCCCGGTCGGGAGAACCATGTCGGGGTGTAGTCCATCGAACCGACGATGTTGCGGGTGAAGGCGAGGAAGATGTCGCGGGTCGGGCTCTGGCCGTTCTCCTCCCCGCGAACCGCCTCGACGCTCATCACCTGCGGCCACGTACGCTGCAGACCACGAGGGATCGTGGCGCCATGGAAGTCGATCATGAGCTTCTGCTGAGCGGTGTCGCGCAGGATCGCGTCGTACCACTGGAAGGTCGACTGGGAGTCGGAGTCCATGTAGTCGACCTTGACCCCCGCGACACCCCACCCCTTGATCTTCGCGAACCAACTGTCGCGCTGCTCCTGTGTCTTGAGGTCGGTCCAGGCGAACCACAGGATCACGTCGACGCCTTTGGCCCGCGCGTAGCGGACCAGCTGCGGGACCCAGCTCGCCTGCCATCCGGCGTCCACGAGCGTGTACTGCAGCCCGTGTTCGGCCGCGTAGTCGACGAAGTCCTTCTGCCGGTCGAAGTCACCGGGGCTCGACCCTTCGCTCAGCCAGGACCAGTCGTCGACGCCCGGCCGGATCCACGAGGTGTCCTTGACCTTCGCGGGCGGCGCGAGGTCGTCCACGAGTGTGGAGCCGACCAGCGTGTCCAGGCTCCCCACGATCGCGGTACGCCACGGCGTCGCGAGCGGCCCCTGGGAGGTCACGGGGGTGTCGTCCGCCAGTGCGACCGAGTAGCCGGAGCCGCCCGCCACGTGGTCGAGATGGCTGCCGGAATACCGGCCGTCGACGTCCGCCTCCGTCAGGAGCACGTAGGTGCTCCCCACCTCGAACAGCGTCGGGAAGCCGAACGAACAGGTGTCACCGCCGCATTGCTGCGGCTGCGCCTCGTTGGCCGCGCCCGCGGTGGTCTCGGTCCGCTCGGTCTCGTAGCTGTTCGAGTACGGCTGGACCCAGGCCTTGGCGTCCGTCGGAAGCTCGAACGTCGAGGCCTCACCCGTCACCGTCACCGGCCCCTGGTCATCCAGCAGGTAGCGGTAGGCGACGCCGTCGTCAGACACGCGTACCACCACGCCCAGCCGCGCGCCGTCGGCGCCGCGGAAGGTGAACGTGGCCTCCCGCATCGTGGCCGAACGCCGCAGTTGCTTGCCTGTGGTGGTGTTGTAGGACTCGTGGACCGTGCGCTCACTCGTCTTGACCAGCCGCAGCCCGGTCGTCAGATCGTGCTGGTCGGTACGGATTCCGAGCCGGCCCGGCAGCAGCGCCGGTACCTTGTCGCGGTCCACCGCGAGGTGCAGTTCGCCCGCGGGGTCGAGGTCGAGTTCCGCGTTGAGCGCCGAATCGCCTGGCCCGTTCACCGTCCAGGATCTCGCGGGGGTCTGCACGGCGGTGGACGGTGCGGCGGCTGCCACAACCACCATGCTGCCCAGCAGCCCCGACAGCGCCACGCCGGTCACCGCCCGCCAGAGTCCTTCTCGTCTGCCTCGCATGTGTGTCCCTCGTCTTGAACCGCCGAACGCCGCGCGAGCCGAACGCCGTTCAGCGTCCATCACAGCTTCGACAGTCACCAGTTGAACAACAGCAAACTTTTTCGAATGTTTTCCATCGCATATCACCGGACTCCAACATCACAGTCAAGAGTCCGGACCGATTTCGCTGCGGTTTCCCGCGCCGTCGAAGCCCGCCCACTCAGACGTTCTCCGACGACGTTCGCGGGCGTGGGCCCCACCTCACGTACACGGTGAGGCCAACGGCGGCGAGCACTGCCGCAACCACGGCTGCCGGTGAACTGTCAGATGCCTGTGTCTGCCAGGTCAGTGCTTCACCCGCGGTACCTGTGCCCGGATACGCCGTCGCGCCGAGCGTCCACCCGAGCGGCAGGAACCACGCCCTGGCGCTGCCGGTCGCGGCCGCCGCGAGGGCGGTCAGGCCCAGCAGACCGGCCGTGTCGCGGACGACGGATCCGAACGGTCCGAACCGCGTGGCGGTGAGCAGCGTGGCCGGCAGGACCATGAGCATGCATCCCAAGGCCGCGGCCAGGTGCGATGTCCGCAGCAACCCCCACGGCCTCGCCGCTGTGCGGTCCAGCGTGTCGTCGGGACCGCCGAGGGTCGAGGTGACAGCGGCCACGAGGAGCAGCACGGTCAGGGCGAGTACGGTGCTGCTCACCTCGCCCGCGTCGCTGAAGACCGCCGCCGGCAGCCATGCCAGGGCGGTCGCCGAGACCACCGCGCCGAGCGCCGTCGGCACCCGGCGCGAGCGGACGTAGAGCATGATGCCTCTCATCGGGCACTTCGGGTCAGGAGGCCGCTGGTGTCCTGGCACTTCTGAGCGGCCCGGTGGACGGCGGCAACCCTGCCGCCTGCCTCGGCCGGGGGCAGGGCCTTCAGCCCCTTCCAGAGCGTGACGGTCTCCGGTTCGTCGAAGTCGAAGCCGTTAAGACCGGCGACCGGCTCCCGGTCGAGCAGCCAAAAGGCGGCAGCGCTGGCGAGATCGATGTCCCGGGTCTCCGCGCAGCTGATCGGGGTGGCGAACACCTCGGTGAGCATCCTCGGCAGGAACTGGCCCGGGTCGGCGAGATGGCCGTGCTTGTCGAGCGTGATGTCCATCAGCGCGGTGCCGGCCTGCGGCCCCGGCGAGGTGGGAGGAAAGATGGTGCTCGTGTCCTCGTGTGCCGCGACGATGCCCGTCGCCGGCAGGAGTCGCAACGCCTGCCGGGCCTTGGGCACCACCTCGGGCAGCACACCTTCGTGCGCCCGGCTGACGCAGACACGCGGAGTGTCCGTGGTGCACACCAGTTCCTGGGCGACCGGGTCGAGGGTCTGCCGGTCGTAGGCAGCGCCGGTCGGCGCGACCAGGGCCGTGACTGTCGCGCCGATCGCCAGCGGCACCAGTGCGGCGAACGCGAGCCTACGGTTCCGGACGGCGAAAAGCATGACGCCGGCCACCGCGACTGCGGCCATCCACAGAGCCTGGGCACCGCTGACTCCGCCTCCGACGGTGTCGTAGTCGCTGAACCGGCTCATCCCCATGCTCGGCGAAAACGCGACCACGAACCCCTGGTCCGGAAGGAGATGGGGCGCGAGGACCTGCAGTATGTAGCCGACCACGGCCAACGCGGGTGCGGTGGCGAGCGCCGGCACCAGCCGTCCGACGGCCAGCCCGACCCAGACCGAGGCGATCATCGTGATCAGCCCGACGGCCGTGACGGCGAGCGCGGCCGGCGGCAGATAATGTGCCGTGCCGGCGATCCGTGGGGCCGCCGCCAGGAGCGTGACCAAGTACGCGACGAGGACCGTCAGCCCGGTCGCGGCCAGGATCGGCACGATCCGCCGAGATCGCGGGCGCGGCGCGCTGGCGAACAACTCGGCGACGTTCGCCCGGTGTTCGCGATAGGACTGCCACGCACCGGCGGCCATCGCGAGGGGCGACATCACCGCGAGGTATTCGCGCTGAGTCATGACCAGCGCCATCCACCCGGTGGCCCATCGCCCCGTGGTGGCCTGGAGCACGATCGTGCCGCCGACGGCGATCAGCAGCGCCGCGCCGAGAGCTACCGACCGCCGGAGCTCGATGCCGAGGATACGGATCATGCGTTGCTCCTGTGCTGACGCAGAAGCGCGGAGTACCCGCGCTCCGCCGGACTGTCGCCCGCTTCGTCCTGCCCGCCGAGGGCAATCAGGTCGTCGGGGGTGCCCTGGAAGAGTCGTCGGCCGTCGCTCATGACGATGACGTCGGTGCACGCGGCGACGACGTCCTCGACGAGGTGGGTGGAGACCAGCACACAGCTGTCGGAGCCGAGGTCACGCAGCAAGTCGCGGAAGTCGAGCCGCTGTTCGGGGTCGAGTCCGACGGTGGGCTCGTCAAGCAGCAGCAACTCGGGGTCGTTCACGACGGCCTGGGCGATGCCGACCCGGCGCAGCATGCCGCCGGACAGGGCCTTCATCCTGGTCTCGGCCTTGCCGGTGAGCCCCACCCGCTCGATCGCGCGTTGTACGGCGTCGGGTACCGCGGCTTTGGGCATCTCCTTGAGCCAGGCCATGTACGCGACGAACTCGCGGACGGTGAAACGTGGGTAGAAGCCGAACTGCTGCGGCAGATAACCCAGTCCGCGACGCACCTGCCGCAGGTCGGCGCGGCCGTCGACCTGCGCGCCGAGCAGCGTCAACGAGCCGCCGGCTGGTTTGACGACGGTGGACAGCGCGCGTATCAGCGTCGTCTTTCCGGCACCGTTCGGGCCGAGCAGACCGTGAACTCCGGTCTTCAGTGCCAGGTCGAGGCCATCGACGGCCAAGTGCCGGCCGGCCCGGACCCGCAGCTCACGCGCGTGGACCCGCCAGGGATGAAGAGTGGGGGCTGTTTCGGCAGCGCTCACCAGTCGCATGGTGTTTTCTCCTGCTCGGGGATCTAGTTGCCGCTGGTCAGGCGGCGGAAGCGAGTGCCGGCGAGGGGGACGGTCACGGCGAGGGCAACGACGGCCGCCCCCCAGGCGGCGTTGCTGCCCGGCCGCAGCACCGGGGACAGCGATCCGGTCGCGACGCTCGGCAGCAGGACCGACAGGCACCAGGCCACCGCGAGTCCGACAGCCGCGCGCCGGACGCCGATAAAGGCGCCGAGCGCGAGGGTGGCCGCAGTGAACGCCAGGCACGGCAGCAGGACAAGGCCCAGTGAGGTTCCGGTGCTCACCCCCGCCACCAGCAACGCCGGAAGTACGACGACGAGCACCGCGAGCGTGCGCCGCAACACCATGGCCAGGCCGGCCGCGGGCGTGGTCGCGATCAGTTCCCAGACCGGGTCGGTCCGTCGGCTCCAGGCCACCGCGACGCCGGGCAGCGGAGCCACCGGAGCCAGCAGCAACACGAGCGACGGCAGGCCCGGTTCAGCGAAGTCGAGGAGTACGCCGCAGCCCAGCACCGCGACCGTCATCGCGAGCCAGGGCAGCAACGTCCGGACAAACAGGCGTCGGTGAGCAGCCCCGGCACGTGTGCGGCGCGGAGCCGGCAGCGGGCTCGTACTGATCGCCTGGTCGAGCGAGAGAGCGACCCGGTCGAGCAACTCCGCCGTGGCGGGAGTGACTTCTCGGGCCAGGCACTCACGGCACCGCGCGCACGCGTCGAGATGGATCTCGACCGACCAGAGCGCGGCGTCGTCGAGTCCGCGCCCGCCCTGCGCGTAACAGGCCAGAACCATGGCAGTGGGATGAGTCATGAGAGCGTCTCCCGCAACGCGATCCGGGCCCGCCGCGCGCGGGTCTTCACCGTGCCCTCCGGCACGCCGAGCAGCACCGCCGTCTGCCGGACCGACAGATCGTCGAGCACCATCGCCTGCAACACCTGCCGCAACTCCGGTGGCAGCCGCAGCAACGCCTGCTCAAGGTTCTGGTCGACGCGGTTCGCCAGCACCTCGTCCTCGGCGGCCGGCACGGTCCGCTCGACCAGGTCAACAGCAGGCAGCCGCTCCTGCCTGGCGCGCTTGCGGAACGCGTCGACGAGACGGTTCGCGGCGATCGTCCAGAGCCAGCCGACCGCGCTGCCCCCGGTCAGGGAACCCGCGTAACTACCGGCCGCCCGCCAGAGCGCCAGGTAGGTCTCCTGGAGTACGTCGGCGACGACGTCCTCGTCAGCACACCGGCGGCGGAGCCGCACCGCCAGCCAGGGCGAGGTACGCCGGTACAACTCGTCGAACGCGGCGCGGTCGCCGCCGGCGACGCGGCGCACGAGCTCTGCCTCGTCGAGGTCTGCTATGCCTTTCACACCCAGCAAGACGTCCCGACGGCCGCATCAGGTTCTCGGCCGCTCCGGCGCTCACCGCGAGCACGGCGCTCCGCGTGGTTGGGGATGAAGCTTTACGGCTGCGCCCCGACCTTGCTCGCCGTGACCGGTACGAGCGGTCCTCCGGCGCCGGCCATTTTGCCGGCGACCACGACATCGACACATATGTCGAACTCATCCTCACCGAGAGCGGCGCCCCTCAACGGATGAGAAAACAAGTTGGCCGGCTGCCGGCGAGCTGCGAGGATGCGTCTGTTTCGGCAGGCGGAGGACATTTGTTCGTTTTCGTGTGTGCGGGATGCGGCGCCGAGTTGACGGCCCCGCTGTCCCAGGTCTCACTGCCGGTTCACGCCCGTCAGAAGTACGGGAACGGGACCCAGCTGCCGGTGCTCATGCAGTCAGGCACGTTTGCCGTGGACCCGGACCCCTGGGGAGGGCCGTGGCGGATGTGGGACGAGATCGAGCCGGGCGAGGCAGACGCACGCGGCATCTACGCGCCGGACTATGCGCTGTCCGACAGCACACCCGGGGCGAGTGTCATCGCGCCCGGTGATATCCGTGGGACCCGGCTGATTCCCGAGAAGCGCGGCGGTGCCTGCTGCGGCCTCGACGGGGCCGACGGGCCCAACATGGCCTGCGAGGCATGCAACCTCCCCGTGGCGACAAGGGTCGACGACTGTTCGCTCTGGCAGACGGTACGGCTCAGCTCGGACGCCGTGCGACGCGTCCCCGTTGACGGTATCCACGCCGCGCCGCTCTCCTGGGCGGAGCTGGCAGAGAAGGGTGAGAAAACGCCCCCGTTCGAGCCGATTGCCACGTGGGGAGGACGGTTGGGCTCGAACCACTACTGGTCGTGGAGTCCGCAGTGGGAGGCGGCAGCCGGCCACGCGCTCGCACACCTCCTGGTTGCCTCCCAAGGGCAGCCGGTGAAGGTCCCGGGCGGTCTGACCACGGACGTCTTCCAACGCGCACTCGACGCCCTGCTGCCGCCAAGCCTCCCGAAGCGGCGCGCCGTCCTGGCTGGACCGGGACAGCCCTCCCCGGACGCGGGCGTCGGCATCCTCCTCGTACCGGTCCATCCCCAGACGGGCCAGACCTGGACCCCCGCCAGCCCGATCGCGCCGGCATACCTGGTACCCCTGCCGTTGGGTGTGTGGCTGTGGCTGGTCTCTCCCCAGCCGTACGTGCCGGTTCCCGCGTCGGGCCGCATACCCCAAGACGTCCTCCGCGACGACCCGCTCCCGCTGCTCCCCAACCACCTTTTCCGGACCGACCGGGGAACGTTCCAGCACACCTTGGTCCGGCTACCGGCCGTGCGCAGCCCGTGGCTGCGCACCATCCTCCAGAACCTCATGGAGGGCACCTCGGCCGACCTCTTCTAACCGGCCGGCAATGGTCACGGCGCCCACGCTGCCGGGTGAGAACCAGATCGCCGTCTCTCAGGACGACGACGGCAACGGCGACGTCCGAGACCTCGTGATGGTCGCCCGCGCGAACGGCAACGCCGCGAAGGCCACAAGCTCGGACGGCGGGCGCACTTGGGGTCCGTTCAAAGAAGACCCGGCCCTGCCGAGCCACAACATCGCCGAGGACTTCTTCACGGTATTGAACGACCCAGCCCAGCCCGACGGTGCGGACTGGGACACGTACCCGAT is from Streptomyces sp. NBC_00370 and encodes:
- a CDS encoding JmjC domain-containing protein — protein: MEHRLVTGIEEALKWDGPRHLGAGFARGGLGDPVLTPRLLTPTRLLDLAMRRSLASPRIRCFRDGQELHPSAYLTPETGGADQTVGLVNTHRLGSLLREGVTMVLDRANVFDPTLEVACRALQWWSGESVNINTYLTTNGADGFGLHWDAHDVLAIQLSGQKDWEVRGPSRAAPLHRDAADNDEAGEEVLWTGTMNPGDVMHIPRGYWHKAGRSGRSSGHSLHMTVGFGVRSGASWLAWLADWSREDELFRRDLDLAPGSEQHRELVEKAVRLVGSRAPADFLAARQQEAAPARHVPFLETFGRLESVVCVSEFRPRLRDLGGTAEVFSSGKKLTFKAAALPALRLLLSGRPVRLDQAAAVVGDHVHALAETLVAHEWCAPLIPELSSGYAGLVPDATA
- a CDS encoding NPCBM/NEW2 domain-containing protein; protein product: MTVGKDQPGGEVDVPVVVTYANPAGGKAPPVHVEDVVRVSVPLHGTVYASDQPFLTETNGYGPVERDQSNGEAGGQDGKPLTIGGTVYAKGLGMNAPGQVQIDLQGRCTRLEAHVGVDDETAGQGSVTFTVLGDNGRQLAATGVLKGGDSAVDLTVDVTEVHTLTLSAGDGGDGKNSDHADWGLTQLTCQD
- a CDS encoding glycoside hydrolase family 97 protein — its product is MRGRREGLWRAVTGVALSGLLGSMVVVAAAAPSTAVQTPARSWTVNGPGDSALNAELDLDPAGELHLAVDRDKVPALLPGRLGIRTDQHDLTTGLRLVKTSERTVHESYNTTTGKQLRRSATMREATFTFRGADGARLGVVVRVSDDGVAYRYLLDDQGPVTVTGEASTFELPTDAKAWVQPYSNSYETERTETTAGAANEAQPQQCGGDTCSFGFPTLFEVGSTYVLLTEADVDGRYSGSHLDHVAGGSGYSVALADDTPVTSQGPLATPWRTAIVGSLDTLVGSTLVDDLAPPAKVKDTSWIRPGVDDWSWLSEGSSPGDFDRQKDFVDYAAEHGLQYTLVDAGWQASWVPQLVRYARAKGVDVILWFAWTDLKTQEQRDSWFAKIKGWGVAGVKVDYMDSDSQSTFQWYDAILRDTAQQKLMIDFHGATIPRGLQRTWPQVMSVEAVRGEENGQSPTRDIFLAFTRNIVGSMDYTPTWFSRPGRKDSLAHELALPVVYESGWTSLGDNPEGFAAQPVAERYLEQLPTTWDETHLVSGGPGQQPVGDRQAVIARRNGDRWFVGGILAGASDTMKAPLTFLGKGTWLLETIGDSDGQLRRTVSTVTDKSVVSVPAAADGGFVALACPAAKGRTSCDQPVVTAPDTSLTLDPATTTVSPGASAGVDATFVLPKGSALRQVRMTLDRDRLPVGWKATAATSPPPRCARARRSAATGP
- a CDS encoding ATP-binding cassette domain-containing protein — translated: MRLVSAAETAPTLHPWRVHARELRVRAGRHLAVDGLDLALKTGVHGLLGPNGAGKTTLIRALSTVVKPAGGSLTLLGAQVDGRADLRQVRRGLGYLPQQFGFYPRFTVREFVAYMAWLKEMPKAAVPDAVQRAIERVGLTGKAETRMKALSGGMLRRVGIAQAVVNDPELLLLDEPTVGLDPEQRLDFRDLLRDLGSDSCVLVSTHLVEDVVAACTDVIVMSDGRRLFQGTPDDLIALGGQDEAGDSPAERGYSALLRQHRSNA
- a CDS encoding RNA polymerase sigma factor, with translation MADLDEAELVRRVAGGDRAAFDELYRRTSPWLAVRLRRRCADEDVVADVLQETYLALWRAAGSYAGSLTGGSAVGWLWTIAANRLVDAFRKRARQERLPAVDLVERTVPAAEDEVLANRVDQNLEQALLRLPPELRQVLQAMVLDDLSVRQTAVLLGVPEGTVKTRARRARIALRETLS
- a CDS encoding sialidase family protein, producing the protein MVTAPTLPGENQIAVSQDDDGNGDVRDLVMVARANGNAAKATSSDGGRTWGPFKEDPALPSHNIAEDFFTVLNDPAQPDGADWDTYPMADEYAPGKFYVVWEADTMHIMVGKLDVSGTAK